The Cryptosporangium phraense genomic interval GCGGCGACGATCCCCCAGATCACCACGATCCGGGGCAGCGCACCCAGCGTCCCGCCGAGCGCGGCCGTGCGCTCGGCGTCACCGACCAGCTCGATCGCGCCGAACAGCAGCGCACCGGCGATCGCGCAGGCCACCACCGCACGCAGCCAGAGGATCCACTCGTAGCGCGCCCGGGCCGCGCCGTACTTCGGCGGCTTCGTCGGCGGCGGTCCGCCGGCGAAGCGGTGCGCGAACCGCTCGTCGGCCCAGCGCACCAGCGTCGGCCCGAACGCCACCGAGAACCCGAGGTAGAGCGCGGCCAGCCCGTGCGACCAGTCCGCGGTCGCTCCGCGGCGCAGATCGATCACCGCGGCGATCAGCGTCAGCACGTCGACGAGCGCGGTCCCGATCAGCAGCGCCGCGCCGGCCTTCGGCCGCCCCAGCAGGTATCTCGTGGCCAGCCCGGCCCCCAGCAGGATCCAGAACCCGATCTCGCACGCGACGATGACGGCAACCATGGTTCCCAGGGTTCCGCCCGGCCCGCCCGGCGGCGTCGGCCCGCGTGAGGAACTGCCGGTCCGCCGTCCGGCCGACGTTCCCCGGTCCGGTTCCTACATCTTCAGGCGGACGCTACGCGGGCGCGAGCCGTCGGTGGGGACGAGGCGCCGGGCCGGTGGGCGTGGTCGAATCGGACCATGCGGTGGCGCGATGTCGGGGCGGCGGTGGGCGCGTTCGCCATCGGGCTCGTGCTGTTCGCGCTGGGCTACCCCCTGGACTCGTGGACCGGGGTGGTCACGCTCGGGGCGTCGGCGGCGTCGCTGCTGGTCCTGCGCCGGTATCCGTGGGTCAGCCTGACGATCGCCGCGGTGGCGCTGACCGCCGACTGGATCGTCGGGCCGAACCTGGTGTCGATCTTCATCCTGGCCAACGCGCTCTACGACCGGGCCGAGAAGGGCTCGGCCCGGGTCGGCCGCGCGCTGATGATCGGCGCGGTCGGGGCGTCGCTGATCTTCACCGCGGTGGGGCTGGTGACCCAGGACGGCCTGGCCGGGGTGCTGCTGGGCGTCCAGGCCGCGCTGTTCACCGTGCTGCCGGTCGACACCGCGCTGACCGTCCGACGGCACCGGCAGACCGCCGTCGTCGAACGGGAACGGGCCACCGTCGAACGGGAGCGGGCCGAGCAGACGGCCCGGCTGGCCGAGCTCGACCAGCGGGCCGCGGTCGCCGCCGAGCGGACCCGGGTGGCCCGGGATCTGCACGATCTGGTCGCCAACGACCTGAGCGTGATCGCGCTGCACTCGACTGCCGCCCTGGCCCGCCCGGGGTCCGACGACACGACCCGGCAGTCGCTCGAGGTGATCCGGAAGCACAGCGTCAGCGGCCTGGCCGAGATGCGGCACCTGATCGACGTGCTGCGGGCCGGCGAGGGGGTCGGCTCCCCCGCCGAGGCCCGGCTCGACCAGGTCGACGCGCTGATCGAGCGGGTCCGGGAAGCCGGCACCGAGGCCACGCTGCGCGTCGACGGGGACGTGCGGACGCTGTCGCCGGCCGTGGAGCTGGCCGGGTACCGGATCCTCCAGGAGGCGCTGGCCAACGCCGGGAAGCACGCGTCCGGGCAGCCGGTCGAGGCGACGCTGCGCTACCGGCCGGACGCCCTCACGCTCATCGTCGACAACCCGCTGCCGGCGTCCACGGCGGCGTTCCCGCTGACCGGAGGAGCCGGAGTGCTCGGGATGACCGAACGGGCCACGCTGGTGGGTGGCGCCCTCGACGCCGGGCCGCGCGACGGCCGCTGGCGCGTGCACGCGGAGATACCGCTGTGACGATCCGGGTGCTGGTGGCCGACGATCAGGCCGCGGTGCGTACCGGGCTGGTGCTGATCCTCGGGTCGGCGTCCGGGATCGAGGTCGTGGGAGAGGCCGGGGACGGCGCCGCGGCCGTTCAGCTCGCCCGCGACCTGCGGCCGGACGTCGTCCTGATGGACGTCCGGATGCCGAAGGTGGACGGGATAGCGGCGACGGCGCAGCTCACCGCCGAAGGGATCGCCGACGTCCTGGTGCTCACCACGTTCGACCTGGACGAGTACGTCTTCGGGGCGCTGCGGGCCGGCGCAGCCGGCTTCCTGCTCAAGGACGCGGAGGCGGCCGAGCTGATCGCGGCGGTGCGGCTGGTGGCCGCGGGGGAAGGGATGGTGGCGCCGCGGGTCACCCGGCGGCTCATCGACGCGTTCGCGCGCGGACCGGTACCGACGGCCGCGCCGCCGGAGCTCGACAAGCTGACCCCGCGGGAGCGGGAGGTGCTCGACTGCCTGGGCGAGGGGCTGTCGAACGCGGAGATCTCGGCCCGCCTGCGGATGGCCGAGGCGACCACGAAGACGCACGTCAGCCGCATCCTGGCCAAGCTCGGCCTGCGCAGCCGAGTGCAGGCCGCGGTGCTGGCCAGGCAGCTCTAGGCTTCCTCGACCTCTTCGCTGGGGACGCCGAGGAAGAACAGGATCGCGTCGAGGTAGGGCTGGTTGAGCGCGGTGTCGGCGACCTCGCGGAGCGCGGGCTTGGCGTTGAACGCGATGCCCAGGCCGGCCGCGCTGATCATGTCGATGTCGTTGGCGCCGTCGCCGACCGCGACGGTCTGGGCCATCGGGATCCCGGCCGCCTCGGCGAACCGCCGGAGCGCGACGGCCTTGCCCGGCCGGTCGACGATGTCGCCGATCACCCGCCCGGTCAGGACGCCGTCGACGACCTCGAGCGTGTTGGCGGCGGCGAAGTCGAGCCCGAGCAGATCGACGAGATGGTCGGTGATCTGCGTGAAGCCGCCGGAGACGATGCCGCAGCGGTAGCCCATGCGTTTGAGCGTCCGGACCAGCGTGCGGGCCCCGGGCGTCAGCGTGACCTCGGCCCGGACCTTCTCGAAGACGACCGCGTCCAGGCCCTCGAGCGCGGCCACCCGGTGGCGTAGCGAGTCGGCGAAGTCCAGTTCGCCGCGCATGGCGGCGGCGGTCACGGCGGCGACCTCCGCCTCGCGCCCGGCGTGGGCGGCGAGCATCTCGATGACCTCGCCGGTGATCAGCGTGGAGTCGACGTCGAACACGACGAGACGCTTGGCCCGCCGGGCCAGCCCGCTGCGCTCGACCGCGACGTCGATGCGGTGGCCGGTGGCGAGGGCCGAGAGCGTCGTGCGGAGCGGGTCGCTCTCGACGCCGGAGACGCGCAGCTCGAGGCTGGTGACCGGGTACTTCGAGAGCCGGGTGATCGCGTCGATGTTGCCGCCGAGGTCGCTGACGGCTTTCGCGACCGCGGCGACGGCTTCGGCGGTGAGCGGGCGGCCGAGCACCGTGACGTGGTGGGGCTTCTCGCCGCGGCGGGTCATCGCCTGGTCGCCGCCCGGGGCGAGGGCGACCTCGATCCAGACGCCGAGTGCGCGGCCGAGGTTCGAGACCTTCTCCCGGACCTTCGCGAGATCGTCGGGGCTCGGGAGTTCGACGCTGACGCCGAGCAGGAGCTGCCCGCGGATCACGACCTGTTCGACGTCCCGGACCTCGAGGTCGAGCGTCGCCAGCGAGGAGAAGAGAGCGGCCGTGACGCCGGGCCGGTCGGTCCCGGTGACGGTGAGCAGGGCACGAGTGCTTTCGGTCATCGCTCCGGTTCCGATCGCTGGCGTTCACTCACGGTAGGACGCCGACGCCCGAGGCCGGGTACCCGGTGCCTCGCGTGTGACCCACGGCACCGCTCCGGCCGCGTCCCCGTGCGCCCTTTCGGACGACCTGCGGCCAGCAACAAATTGTAGTTTCGAGGGCCTGGAAACTACGATTTGTTGCTGGTCGGGAAGCGTCCGAAAAGGAAGCGGCCGTACAACGCGGGAGCGGCCGCCTCCGGATGGAGGCGGCCGCTCCCGCGCGGTGCGTCGCTGGCGCGCGGTGCGTCAGGACGAGATGGACGGCTGCTTGTTCTGTTCGACCTCGGTGGCCCAGGGGGCCAGGTGGGGGAACTTGACGTCGAAGGCCGGGCGCTCGGAGCGGATCCGGGGCAGCTCGAGGAAGTTGTGCCGGGGCGGCGGGCAGGACGTGGCCCACTCCAGCGACCCGCCGTACCCCCACGGGTCGTCGACGTTCACGACCCGGCCGAGCTTGTACGACTTCCAGATGTTCCACAGGATCGGCAGCGTGGAGATGCCGAGGATGAACGCACCGATCGTCGAGATCGTGTTCAGCGTCGTGAAGCCGTCGGTCGGCAGGTAGTCGGCGTACCGGCGGGGCATGCCCTCGTTACCGAGCCAGTGCTGCACCAGGAACGTCGTGTGGAACCCGATGAACGTCAGCCAGAAGTGCAGCTTGCCGAGGCGCTCGTCGAGCATCCGGCCGGTCATCTTCGGGAACCAGAAGTAGATCCCGCCGAACGCGGCGAACACGATCGTGCCGAACAGCACGTAGTGGAAGTGCGCGACGACGAAGTAGCTGTCCGAGACGTGGAAGTCCACCGGCGGGCTGGCCAGCAGAACACCGGTGAGGCCGCCGAAGAGGAACGTCACCAGGAAGCCGACCGCGAACAGCATCGGCGTCTCGAACGTCAGCTGGCCGCGCCACATCGTGCCGATCCAGTTGAAGAACTTCATGCCGGTCGGCACCGCGATCAGGTAGCTCAGGAAGCTGAAGAACGGCAGCAGCACCGCGCCGGTGACGAACATGTGGTGCGCCCACACGGTCATCGACAGCGCCGCGATCGCGACCGTCGCGCCCACCAGGCCCTTGTAGCCGAACAGCGGCTTCCGGCTGAACACCGGGATGATCTCGGTGATGATGCCGAAGAAGGGTAGAGCGAGGATATAGACCTCTGGATGGCCGAAGAACCAGAACAGGTGCTGCCAGAGGATCGGCCCGCCGGTATCGGCGTCGTAGACGTGCGCCCCGAGATGCCGGTCGGCCAGCAGGCCGAAGAACGCCGCGGTGAGGATCGGGAAGACCATCAGCACCAGGAGGCTGGTGACCAGCATGTTCCAGGTGAAGATCGGCATCCGGAACATCGTCATGCCGGGCGCGCGCATGGTCAGGATCGTCGTGATGATGTTGACCGCACCGAGGATCGTGCCCAGGCCGGAGAGCGCGAAGCCGACGATCCAGAGGTCGGCACCGGCGCCCGGCGAGTTGATCTCGGAGTTCAGCGGCGCGTAGGCGAACCAGCCGAAGTCGGCCGCTCCGCCCGGCGTCAGGAAGCCGGAGAGCACCATCAGGCCACCGAACGCGAACGCCCAGTAGGCGAACGCGTTCAGCCGCGGGAAGCTCACGTCCGGCGCGCCGATCTGCAGCGGGACCAGGAAGTTCGCGAACGCGAAGCCGAGCGGCGTACCGAACAGCAGCAGCATCACCGAGCCGTGCATGGTGAAGAGCTGGTTGTACTGCTCGTTGCTCAGGAACTGCAGACCGGGGCGGGCGAGCTCGGCGCGCATGAGCAGCGCCATGATGCCGGCCGCGGCGAAGAAAAAGAACGACGTGATGAGGTACATGATGCCGATTTGCTTCGCGTCGGTCGTCCGGATGATCCGGGCCAACGCGTTGCCCTTGACCGACTCGCGGACCGGCCAGGGCCGGCTCACGATCGGTTCGGGTTCGATGCGTTCGGCTTCGATGGTCACAGCCGGACCCTCCTGGCAGATCGGCGTCGCTGGGCCTGTTGGTGGCCCGCGGCTGGCAAGCCTCGCGAGCAGAATAGTCCGTCTCCCCGGTTCGAAACGGCGGGGGCCTACCTCGCGTCGTCGTGTCTAATTAATCCCCTTCGCGACCATGGACTCCGTCATCGCGGTGAACAGGGGTTCGAGACGGTGGCGCGGGAGCTCGAGCAGGGTGCCGGCCGGGGCCTCGGCGACCGGTTGCCGGGGGCGGCCGGTGAGCGTGGCCAGGCCGTCCCGCCAGACGTTGGCGACCTTGCCGTGGGCGCGGTCGAGCAGGTAGCGGACGAGCGAGTTGTCGTCCACCCGCACCGCTTCGACCAGCGCGGACGTGGAGTTCGGGGTGCTGCGCCGGAACGTGAGGGCCCACTTCGGGGCGACCAGGTCGGCGAGCGCGCGCTGGCCGGCGGCGTCGGCCAGGTCGGGGTGGTTGTTGGGGACCGCGACGGCCAGTCGGCGGGCGTCCACCGCGAGGAGGATGCGCAGCAGCCAGGCGCCGGGGTCGGCGGTCGCGTCGACCGCCACCGCGCCGTTCCGGGCCGGCCCGGGAATCCCTCCGCCCCAGACGGCCGCGAGAGCCCGCTGCCCGACCGGCACCCCCGCGCCGGTCCCGCCCGGGCCACCCCCGCCGACCGGACCACCCCCGCCGGCTGCGGTGGCGAAGGCGGTCGGGTCGGGGGCTACTCCGAGGACGGGGAGGCCCTCCGGGCCGGCCGCGGCCGCGATCAGCGCGGCCACCACCTCCGGGGCGGCCCCGGCCGCGCCCTCGGCCGACTGCTCACCGTGCGTGTAGATCGTCGGGCGGCTCCGCGCGCCCCTCCGGCGCGCCTTGGCCGTCGGTTGCAGGACGTACAGGTCCGACGCACTACCGACGGCCTGCGCGCCCAGATACCGCGAGAACGCCGGTAGCTGCGCCTCGACCACCAGTTCGAGCTCGCCGAACGTCTGCTGGACGGCGAGCCCGAGGGCCGGCGTCCGCTCGGAGAACCCGTACGCGAGCAGGATCCGGCCCGGACCGTCCAGACCCTCGATCGCCCGTTCGAGGAACAGCCGCACCCCGTCCGGCGTGTACGGCGGGTCGGTGAACGCCAGCCCGGCCACTCCGGTCGCCGACGACGGCAGCCCGAACCGCAGGTCCCCGAACACGCAGCGCACCGCGAGCCCGGACGCCTCCGCCGCCCCGTCGATGAACGCGAGCAGCCGCTCGTCCACGTCGACGACCGTCGCCGTCGACGACGGACGCAGCAGGCAGGTGGTCAGCGCGGTGAGGTCGTGGTCGCCGACGCAGAGCAGGTGGGCGCCGTCGAGGTCGAACGAGGCGTCGAGCCAGAGCGCACGCCGGACCGCGGTCTCCGGGGTCGCGGCCACGTGGTCGAGCGCGCGCCGGGGCGGCGGCGCGGCCGCGCGCCACCGGGTGACCGCGGCCAGCAGGTCGCCGGCCGACGCGAGCGCGGGCCCGAGCGGGTCGGCGAGCGCGGTCGCCCGCAGCTGAGCCGCACCGAACCGCTCCCGGTAGCCCGCGGAGACCTCCGACCGGACCCGGAGCGACGAGCCGTCCGCCAGATCGTCGCCGACGGCGGCCAGGACCTCCTCGATCGTCCGGCGCGGTACGGCGAACTCGCGCACCAACGTCTCGAGCGTCCACGAGCCCGAAGCCAGCGCGACCACGACCTCACGAATCACCCGACCGCGAACGCCGTACTCCGAAACCAGCTCCCCCACCGCGTCCGCACTCACGCGCGTCAGGCTCGCACAGCTACGCTCAGCGCGGCAAAAAGCTACAATTGCCTTAAACGAGCATGAATGAGGTCAGCGTGGTCGAACAGCTGGTCCCCGAGCTACCCGAGGCGATCCTGGCGATCGACCCGCACGGCCGGATCGCCCTGGCGAACTCCGGCGCCGAGGACCTGTTCGGCTACACGTGGGACGAGCTCGCCCAGCGTCCGCTCGACGACCTCCTGCGCGACCCGACCGAGCTCGGCGAGCTGGCCGGTGAGCTGGCCTGCCGCCGCAAGGACGGCTCGGAGTTTCACGCCGAGCTCTCGGTCACCTCGATGGACACCGCCGACGGTCAGCTCGTCTC includes:
- a CDS encoding bis-aminopropyl spermidine synthase family protein; its protein translation is MSADAVGELVSEYGVRGRVIREVVVALASGSWTLETLVREFAVPRRTIEEVLAAVGDDLADGSSLRVRSEVSAGYRERFGAAQLRATALADPLGPALASAGDLLAAVTRWRAAAPPPRRALDHVAATPETAVRRALWLDASFDLDGAHLLCVGDHDLTALTTCLLRPSSTATVVDVDERLLAFIDGAAEASGLAVRCVFGDLRFGLPSSATGVAGLAFTDPPYTPDGVRLFLERAIEGLDGPGRILLAYGFSERTPALGLAVQQTFGELELVVEAQLPAFSRYLGAQAVGSASDLYVLQPTAKARRRGARSRPTIYTHGEQSAEGAAGAAPEVVAALIAAAAGPEGLPVLGVAPDPTAFATAAGGGGPVGGGGPGGTGAGVPVGQRALAAVWGGGIPGPARNGAVAVDATADPGAWLLRILLAVDARRLAVAVPNNHPDLADAAGQRALADLVAPKWALTFRRSTPNSTSALVEAVRVDDNSLVRYLLDRAHGKVANVWRDGLATLTGRPRQPVAEAPAGTLLELPRHRLEPLFTAMTESMVAKGIN
- the serB gene encoding phosphoserine phosphatase SerB, which gives rise to MTESTRALLTVTGTDRPGVTAALFSSLATLDLEVRDVEQVVIRGQLLLGVSVELPSPDDLAKVREKVSNLGRALGVWIEVALAPGGDQAMTRRGEKPHHVTVLGRPLTAEAVAAVAKAVSDLGGNIDAITRLSKYPVTSLELRVSGVESDPLRTTLSALATGHRIDVAVERSGLARRAKRLVVFDVDSTLITGEVIEMLAAHAGREAEVAAVTAAAMRGELDFADSLRHRVAALEGLDAVVFEKVRAEVTLTPGARTLVRTLKRMGYRCGIVSGGFTQITDHLVDLLGLDFAAANTLEVVDGVLTGRVIGDIVDRPGKAVALRRFAEAAGIPMAQTVAVGDGANDIDMISAAGLGIAFNAKPALREVADTALNQPYLDAILFFLGVPSEEVEEA
- a CDS encoding sensor histidine kinase; protein product: MRWRDVGAAVGAFAIGLVLFALGYPLDSWTGVVTLGASAASLLVLRRYPWVSLTIAAVALTADWIVGPNLVSIFILANALYDRAEKGSARVGRALMIGAVGASLIFTAVGLVTQDGLAGVLLGVQAALFTVLPVDTALTVRRHRQTAVVERERATVERERAEQTARLAELDQRAAVAAERTRVARDLHDLVANDLSVIALHSTAALARPGSDDTTRQSLEVIRKHSVSGLAEMRHLIDVLRAGEGVGSPAEARLDQVDALIERVREAGTEATLRVDGDVRTLSPAVELAGYRILQEALANAGKHASGQPVEATLRYRPDALTLIVDNPLPASTAAFPLTGGAGVLGMTERATLVGGALDAGPRDGRWRVHAEIPL
- the ctaD gene encoding cytochrome c oxidase subunit I, with amino-acid sequence MTIEAERIEPEPIVSRPWPVRESVKGNALARIIRTTDAKQIGIMYLITSFFFFAAAGIMALLMRAELARPGLQFLSNEQYNQLFTMHGSVMLLLFGTPLGFAFANFLVPLQIGAPDVSFPRLNAFAYWAFAFGGLMVLSGFLTPGGAADFGWFAYAPLNSEINSPGAGADLWIVGFALSGLGTILGAVNIITTILTMRAPGMTMFRMPIFTWNMLVTSLLVLMVFPILTAAFFGLLADRHLGAHVYDADTGGPILWQHLFWFFGHPEVYILALPFFGIITEIIPVFSRKPLFGYKGLVGATVAIAALSMTVWAHHMFVTGAVLLPFFSFLSYLIAVPTGMKFFNWIGTMWRGQLTFETPMLFAVGFLVTFLFGGLTGVLLASPPVDFHVSDSYFVVAHFHYVLFGTIVFAAFGGIYFWFPKMTGRMLDERLGKLHFWLTFIGFHTTFLVQHWLGNEGMPRRYADYLPTDGFTTLNTISTIGAFILGISTLPILWNIWKSYKLGRVVNVDDPWGYGGSLEWATSCPPPRHNFLELPRIRSERPAFDVKFPHLAPWATEVEQNKQPSISS
- a CDS encoding response regulator, which produces MTIRVLVADDQAAVRTGLVLILGSASGIEVVGEAGDGAAAVQLARDLRPDVVLMDVRMPKVDGIAATAQLTAEGIADVLVLTTFDLDEYVFGALRAGAAGFLLKDAEAAELIAAVRLVAAGEGMVAPRVTRRLIDAFARGPVPTAAPPELDKLTPREREVLDCLGEGLSNAEISARLRMAEATTKTHVSRILAKLGLRSRVQAAVLARQL